The sequence CCCTTATACTCCATTAAACAGCTCACGTCGTAAGAAGCAACTGCTCTGATAAACATTTCCCCGTGACCAGTACAACTAATCGCACAGGTTTTGTTATTAGCATATGTGCCTGCTCCAATAATAGGACTATCCCCAATCCTGCCATATTTTTTGTTGGTCATGCCACCTGTAGATGTAGCTGCTGCAATATTGCCTGCTGCATCTAGAGCAACTGCACCAACTGTACCAAATTTTCTATCTCTCAGTAATTCTTCTAAATGATGATTGGTATGATCCAATGAATAATTATCAGAATCTCTGATTGCTTTCCATTGATCATATCTGAATTGTGAAAAGAAATAATCATCTGGTTCTAATTTAATGCCTTGTTGTATGGCAAAATCATTGGCGCCCTTTCCACTTAAAAACACATGATTACTATTTGTCATCACTTCTGCAGCCAATGAGATAGGATTTCGCACATTGCGAACTCCACAAATGGCACCCGCACCTAAAGTAGCGCCATCCATGATGGCAGCATCCATTTCCTGTACTCCTTTTTTAGTAAATACAGAGCCCTTACCTGCATTAAAAAGAACATTATCTTCCAGCACAATAATGGCTGATTTAACTGCATCAATAGCGCTCCCCCCTTTCTCAAGAGAGGCATAGCCACTATCCAATGCGTCCTGTAACACATTGGAATAAGCTTGTTCAAGTTCTGGAGACATATCTTTCTTCAGGATGGTTCCGGCACCACCATGAATCACTATTGTAAACTTTGACATTTATCTAATTTTCAACGAAAGTAAAAATTATGTTGTCGCAAAGATTCTAAATAATCAAGATGACTTTTAGATAGCATTGAATAAAAATATCAAATTGCTAATGAATCACTAATCACCTCCCAAAGACTAATTAGCCAATAAACGTTTACATTCATTAAGGAATCTTTCTTTTTCAATAGCAACAGTACCAACAGATTCACAGACAAGTCCACCTGCAATATTCGCCATGTCTGCTGCTAGTTGAATTTGCTTAGTAACAGCCATTACAAGAGACACTACTGCAATTACCGTATCTCCAGCTCCGCTAACATCAGCAATCTTCCTTACATGTGTAGGTATAATTGCGCTTTTTTGTTGATCCTGATAAAAGACGCCTTTCTCTGATAAGGTAATCAAAGAAATCTGATGTTGCAGCACTTCACGTAAAACATGGTGTATATGTTGCATCTTCTCCAGATTAACTTCTTCAATTGCCATATTCAATCCCTCTTTTACTTCTTTCAGATTTGGCTTAAATAGGGTTACATTTTTATAAGACAAAAAGTTTTTCTTTTTTGGATCTACTGCAGAAATAATCTTATGTCGATTACATAAATTAACTAGTTTTTCAATGAGACGGGTAGTAAGTACACCCTTATTGTAATCTTCAAATATGACAACACCAGGATGATAATTGTTAATATAAGCTTCTACATTCCTGATTACTGTTTCTTCAAGCCTTTCGTCAATTTCAGTTGTGATTTCGGAATCCAACCGCATCATCTGCTGGTTCCTCGACATAACCCTCATCTTATTGGTAGTAATTCTACCCTCTGCGCGAATGACAAATGAAGTATCAATAGACTGTTCGTTCATTAAATCTAATAAAGTCTGACCATCCGAATCATTCCCAATCACTGAAATAATTCCTGTTTTTGCACCCAGAGAAGCGGTATTCAAAGCCACATTGGCCGCCCCTCCTACTCTGCATTCCTTATGTCTCAATTCAACTACAG is a genomic window of Sediminibacterium sp. TEGAF015 containing:
- a CDS encoding isoaspartyl peptidase/L-asparaginase family protein, whose protein sequence is MSKFTIVIHGGAGTILKKDMSPELEQAYSNVLQDALDSGYASLEKGGSAIDAVKSAIIVLEDNVLFNAGKGSVFTKKGVQEMDAAIMDGATLGAGAICGVRNVRNPISLAAEVMTNSNHVFLSGKGANDFAIQQGIKLEPDDYFFSQFRYDQWKAIRDSDNYSLDHTNHHLEELLRDRKFGTVGAVALDAAGNIAAATSTGGMTNKKYGRIGDSPIIGAGTYANNKTCAISCTGHGEMFIRAVASYDVSCLMEYKGLSLQEAMNTVVNEKLVNMKGEGGMIGIDANGNTAMVFNSAGMYRGLKSNSGENIVAIYK
- a CDS encoding bifunctional heptose 7-phosphate kinase/heptose 1-phosphate adenyltransferase; the protein is MNFDQLFDSFRNTQVLIIGDVMLDTYWWGNVERISPEAPVPVVELRHKECRVGGAANVALNTASLGAKTGIISVIGNDSDGQTLLDLMNEQSIDTSFVIRAEGRITTNKMRVMSRNQQMMRLDSEITTEIDERLEETVIRNVEAYINNYHPGVVIFEDYNKGVLTTRLIEKLVNLCNRHKIISAVDPKKKNFLSYKNVTLFKPNLKEVKEGLNMAIEEVNLEKMQHIHHVLREVLQHQISLITLSEKGVFYQDQQKSAIIPTHVRKIADVSGAGDTVIAVVSLVMAVTKQIQLAADMANIAGGLVCESVGTVAIEKERFLNECKRLLAN